The genomic interval AGCAGCCTGGTGCTGATCGACAGCCGCAGCGGCATCGCCCACGAAGTCCTGCACGGCGTGCTGGACTGATCGCGCCGTCTCGCCGCGGGCGCGGAAGGGAGGCCGGACTCAGGGCACGCTGACCCGGCCGACGCGCAGCGCCAGCGGCCAGCGGATCGTGCGGGGCATGCCGGGATCGCCCCAGGCGGCGGCCAGCTCGGCGGCGAACCGCTCCACCGGGGCGCGGCCCCGGGCCTTTTCCAGCGCGCGCACGGCGGACCAGGTGTCGATGTAGCCGAGCAGCTCGGCCAGCGGCCACTGCACCTCGATCGCCAGCGCCGGTGCCCGGCATTCCGCGAAGGGGAGGGGCAGGCTCTGGTAGCCCTCCTCGACGTGGCGCCGCTCGGCCGGCCACCAGGGGCCGAGCACCCGGTAATAGAACTGCTCGACCACCGGCGCCGGCGCGCCTTCCACTTGCAGCACGCCGTAGCTGATCAGCGCCAGCACCGCACCCGGCCGGGCGATCCGCCGCACTTCGGCGTAGAAGCGCTCGAGATCGAGCCAGTGGGCGGCCTGGGCGACCGTGACCAGATCGACGCTGGCCGGCGGCAGGCCGCTGTCCTCGGCCAGGGCGACGCGGTATTCCACCCCCGGATGCGGCTCGGCATTGGCGATCTGCGCCGCACTGGCATCGGTCGCCACCACGCGGGCGAAGCGCCCGGCCAGCGGTACCGAGAGCTGGCCGGTGCCGCAGCCGCAGTCCAGGGCGCAGGCGGTGGCCGGCGCGAGGCCGGCCAGATGGTCGATCAGCGCGGCGGGATAGCGGGGCCGGTGCGCGGCATAGCCGGCGGCGGCCGCGGAGAAGTGATCCTTGAAGGCGCGGGGTTCTGTCATGGGCAGGTGTCCGGCATGGCGATGACAGGAGTCTGACAGATCCTCGGAGCGCCTGCGCCCTGGCCCTCATGGCCCGGCCTGCCGGCGCCGGCAGGCCAGGCGGCCGCGCGTCATTGCATGGAGGTGCGCGGCGCCACCGGACGGTCGTCCACGTCGGAGATGGTCACCTCCACCCGCCGGTTCATGGCACGGCCGGCCGGGGTGGCGTTGCTGGCCACCGGGTAGTTCTTGCCATAGCCCTGCATGGCGATGCGGCGCGGGTCGACGCCCAGCTTGATCAGGGCGATGCGCACCGCCTCGGCGCGCCGCTCCGAGAGGGTCTGGTTGTAGGCGTCGGAGCCGGTGCTGTCGGTATATCCCTCGACGATCACCTGGCGCTGCGGATTGGCCTTGAGGAAGTCGGCCAGCTTCTGCACGTTGCGCATGCCGCCGGGCTTGAGCTCGGCGCGGTTGTAGTCGAACAGCACGTCGCCGAAGGTCACCAGGGTGCCGCGCTCGGTCTGCTTGGCCTGCAACTCCTCCTGCAACTGGCGGATCTGCGCGTCGCGGGCCTGCAGGCGCGCTTCGGCGCGCTTGGACGAGGCCTGCTGGAGCTCCTGTTCGGCGTTGCGCAGCAGGATGGTCTGCTCGGCGAACTCGACGCGCCGCTGGGTCAGGTAGGACAGCTGGTCGACCTTTCCTTCGCTGGCGCCGCTCTGGTAGGCGTCCTCGGCCTGCTTCAGCTGCTTGGCGGCATCCTGGGTTTCCAGGGCGGCGAGCTGGCTGGCGCGCGGATTGCTCTGCAGGGCGGTGAAGGCGGCACGGGCCTGTTCCAGGTTGGGGCTCGGCTTGCTGGCGCAGGCGGCGAGGCCGACGGTCAGTGCCAGCACGGTGGACAGGGTGGCGAGCTTGTGCATGGGGACATCCTCGGAGGGTGGACGATGGTCGATGACGAAGTGGCGGCTCACTGGACGGAGCGCATGCCTTCCTCGCGCAGCTCCTGGACGCCTTTCTTCATTTCCTCCACGGTTCGCTGTGCCTTGGCGGCACGGGCCTTGCGCCCGGCGACGCGGGCGTCCCACTCGGCCTGCTCGGCGAGCAGGCGGGCCCGGTCGTAGTCCTTCTTCTGCATGGCCAGCTCGGCCTCGCGCCATTTCTCCTGTGCCGCACGCATCTCCACCGGGGCGTACTGCGTGCCGCCGGCGCTCACGGCTTCCTTGACGGACGATTCGGTGAGGGCGAACTGTTCGGTGGGCGGGTTGCCCGCGCAGCCTGCCAGCAGCAGGCCGCCCAGGGTCAGGGCCGCCAGCCCGGGAAGTGGCCGGCGCGAGATGATGCCGGAATCGGAATTGCTCTTCATGGTCGGTCTCCGATCGGAATTGCCACGAGTACGCAAGACAGAAAGGCCCCGGAAAGTGGCCGGGGTCTATGGTGTGAGGACATGCAGCGGCGAAAGGTTCCAATGGCCTGTCGGGAGGGCGAGGCGAGCAGGCAGGTACGCCGCCCATGCGCGCGGGATGGCTGGCAGTGAACCAATGGACAGGGAGGCGACCCTAAACAATTCCATACCGGCAGCATGCCTGGAGGCAGTCATGGGCGAAGAGAACAAGACGGCTCACCAGCCGTCAGGGCCATCCGGTGCGCGACAACCAGAGCCTGTGCAGCGCCGGCGAGCGGGGGCCGGCGCCCCTGGAGAACTACCAGCTCATCCAGTGTCCGGAGGGCATCGCGCTGCGCATGGTCTGGCACTTCTGGCACTGCGATCCGGACTATGGCCGGTGGGTGGCGGAGGGCGTGGGAGTCGATCTGGAGAGGGCGAAGGGCCTGCCGCCGCTCGACGGCCATCCGGCACGGGGCGAGGACCGGCCCGGACCGACCTACTCCGACGGTCAGGCGGAGGAGGGCAGCCGCTGAGGCAGGGAAGGCGCCGGCGGGACCCCGAGGTCCCGCCGGTTCAGAGCGGTTCGCTCCACAGGCTGAGGGCCAGGGTGGCGCTCTGCTCGGGCGCCAGCTCCACGGCGTCGTCCAGCACGTTGGCCGTCTCGATGCAGAGCATGCGCTGCCAGGCGTCGTCGGCGAACTGCGAGAGGCGGGCGGCCTTGTCGATCCAGGGGTTCCAGACGATGGCCGAGTGCGAGCCGCTGGCTTCGAGGCAGATCCGTCGCTTCCAGCGGGGGTCGACCAGGTCGAGGCGCGGCGGGGTGTCCAGATAGATGCGGTCGGTCTCGCCGCTGAAGTGCAGGATGCCGTGCTGCAGGCGCTCGTCCCAGTCCTCCAGGGTTTCGATGTAGCGCAGGCCGTCGAGGCCTTCGATGCTCACCTCGCGGATGTCGCTGATCGCCAGGTAGGTGTGCAGCGCCTGGCTCAGGGCGATCCGGTAGTTGCTGCGATTGTGGGTGGTCAGCCTGAGATCGAGGCGCTCGTCGAGGCGGATGGCCAGGCTCAGGTCGAGCGCATGGGGCCAGTCGGGCAGTTCGCCGGAGGCCGACTGCGGCAGGCTGAAGGTCAGGGTCACCGCGCCGTTCTCCTTGGCGATGTCCTGCAGCTGCCAGTCGCGGCCGCGCACCTCGCCGTGGGCTGGCGCCGCGCCATGCCCTTCGCGCATGGCGCGCACGCCGGCCGGATTGCGCGCCAGGTCGCCGAACCAGGGCCAGCACACCGGCACCCCGCCGCGCACCGACTGACCACGGCGAAACTCCGCCTGCTCGCTGAGCCAGATCAGCGGCTGTTCGTCGTTGCGCTGGTAGCTGAGCACCTGGGCGCCCTGTTCGGCGACCAGCAGTTCGGCCGTGTTGGTCCTGATCCGCCAGCAGGGCAGTTCGCCCATCTCGATCCGCTCGACCTGGGGGGCAGTGAAGTGTTCATTCATGACGAGATCCTCGCGAGGCAAATACTTTGTTATTAGAGCCTGCGCGACGGATAAAGCTCCATCGCGCACAAGGGGGGGCGCTCCGGCGAGGAGGACGGGTGGGCTAGCGGCGCGGCACTGCGCGGGTACGGCCACCGCCGTCGATGGCGACGAAGACGAACACCGCCTCGGTCACCTTGCGCCACTCGCTGGACAGCGGGTCGTCGCTCCAGACCTCGACCAGCATCTGGATCGAGCTGCGACCCTGCTGCAGGGGCTTGCTATAGAAGGAGAGCTGGGCGCCGACCGCCACCGGCACCATGAAGGCCATGCGGTCGATCGCCACCGTGGCCACCCGCCCGCCGGCCAGCCGGCTGGCCGTGGCGGTGCCGGCTAGGTCCATCTGGGCGACCAGCCAGCCGCCATAGATGTCGCCGAAGCCGTTGGCGTCGCGGGGCAGCGCGGTGATCTGCAGGGCCAGATCGCCCTGGGGAACCGGGTCGTCCTGTTCGAGTTCAGTCATGGGATGGGATCGTCTGGCGCGGGCTGCGGGAAGGAAGCCCGATTATAGCGGTAAGCTCCGGCGCCAGGCGAGCGGAGCCGGCGCGGGAATGTCAAGCGGCGGCATTGGGTCGCGTGCGGCCGTGTGTCGGGGGCGAGGGAAAAAGTTCCCTCGCAGGGCCTCAAGTCACAAAGTTGTCATCTTCCATTCATAGAGTGGTCACGCGGCCTCTCGATACTTGCCCGCGATCCGACCAACACCGTCCTGCTTGGGAGCAAGGCATGAAATTGAAGCGTTTGATGGCAGCCATGACTTTTGCCGCCGCTGGTGTGGCGACCGCGAGCGCGGTTGCCGCCGTCGACCCGGCTCTGTCGACCTACGAAAAGACCTCCGGCGTCTCCGGCAACCTGTCCAGCGTCGGCTCCGACTCCCTGGCCAATCTCATGACCTTGTGGGGCGAAGAGTTCAAGCGGCAGTATCCGAACGTCAACATCCAGATCCAGGCCGCCGGCTCCTCCACCGCGCCGCCGGCGCTCACCGAGGGCACCTCCAACCTCGGCCCGATGAGCCGCGCCATGAAGGACAACGAGCTGCAGGCCTTCGAAGAGAAGCACGGCTACAAGCCGACCGCCGTGCCGGTGGCCATCGACGCCCTGGCGGTGTTCGTGCACAAGGACAACCCGATCAAGTCCCTGGACATCGCCCAGGTCGACGCGATCTTCTCTAGCACCCGCCTGTGCGGCGGCGACAAGGACATCAAGACCTGGGGCGACCTGGGCCTGACCGGCGAGTGGGCGGCCAAGCCGATCCAGCTGTTCGGCCGCAACTCGGTGTCCGGCACCTACGGCTACTTCAAGGAAGAAGCCCTGTGCAAGGGCGACTTCAAGCCCAACGTCAACGAGCAGCCGGGCTCTGCCTCGGTGGTGCAGTCGGTGTCCAGCACCCTGAACGCCATTGGCTATTCCGGCATCGGCTACAAGACTTCCAGCGTGCGCGCCGTGCCGCTGTCGAAGAAGGGCGGCGAGCCCTTCGAGGCCAGCGAAGCCAACGCCCTGGCCGGCAAGTTCCCGCTGTCGCGCTTCTTCTACGTCTATGTGAACAAGGCGCCGAACAAGCCGCTGAATCCGCTGGAAGCGCAGTTCGTCAAGATGGTCCTGTCCAGGCAGGGACAGGAAGTGGTGGTCAAGGACGGCTACATTCCGTTGCCCAAGCGCGTCGTGGAAAAGACCCTGAAGGAGCTCGGCCTCTAATCCGGGCCTTCCGCCCGGCACGGACGCCGGGGCTTGAGAGCGGGAGCGCCATGCCCGTCACTCGTCTCGAGTGACGGGCCTTGGCGCGTCACCACTCTGTAATCTTTCTGTCATAGATGGCGATTAGAGTGCCGCCGGCCGACGGTCGTTGAAGTGACGGCGAACGCAGGCCACGCCGCCAAGCCGGTGCAGCCGCTCCTCGACGGCCAGCTGAACGCCCATGCAACCGAGCCCCGAACGATGACCGACATGGCCAAAGACCTCTCCGCCGCCGCTCCCCAGACGTCGCGCCTGGATTTCAATACGCCCGCCCTGCAGCGCAAGCGCCGGCGACGCGCCCTGCAGGACCGTCTGGCGCGCTGGTACGTCACCGTGGGCGGGCTGGCGGTGCTGGGCGCCATCACCCTGATCTTCTTCTATCTGGCCCAGGTGGTCCTGCCGATGTTCCAGGGTGCCGAGCTGAGCGCGCGCGGCGAGCCGCAGCGGCCGGCCTGGCTGGCCGAGCAGGGGCCGGCCCTGCTGATGGCGGTCGAGGAGCAGAACCGGGTCGCCATGCGCCTGGACGCCCGCGGCCAGGTGTCGTTCTTCGCAGCGGACGGCGGGCAGCCGCTCGATCGGGTCGGGCTGCCGATTCCCGAGGGCGCCGAGATCGTTTCCCTGGGGCAGGACCAGCCGGGCAGCAACCGTCTGGTGCTGGGCCTTTCCAACGGCCAGGCGCTGGTGTTCAGCCATGCCTATCGGGTGACCTATCCGGACAACCGCAAGACCGTCACCCCGCGCATCGAGTTCCCGTTCGGCGAGGCGCCGATCCAGCTCGATCCGCAGGGCCGCCCGCTGCATCAGGTAGCGATGAACGTCGGCAGCGACGGGCTGCTGCTGGCCGGCTCGACCGGCAATCAGGTGCTGGCCCTGGAGCTGAGCCGCGAGGAAAACCTGCTGACCGGCGAGGTCGCCCTGGACGAGCGGCGCCTCGAACTGCCGCAGCTCGCCGAGCCGGTCAAGGCGCTCTTGATCGATCCGCGCCAGCTGTGGCTGTACGTGATCAGCGGGCGTTCCACCGCCGACGTGTTCGATCTGCGCCGGCAGACGCTGAACGGCCGCTACAAGCTGCTCGCCGATCCCCAGGCGGAAGTGACCGAGGTGGCGGCCCTGCTCGGCGGCCTCTCGCTGATGGTCGGCGATTCCAGGGGCGGCATCCAGCAGTGGTTCATGGCGCGCGGCGAAAGCGGCGCCGAACTGAAGAACGTCCGCGGCTTCCAGCTGGGCGACAGCCCCATCGTGCAGATTCTCCCGGAGGAGCGCCGCAAGGGTTTCCTCGTCCTGGATGCCGCCGGCAACCTGGGCGTGTTCCACAGCACCGCGCACCGTACCCTGCTCGTCGAGCCGGTCGCGAAGGCCGGCGCCCTGGCCGCCCTGTCGCCGCGCGCCGACCAACTGCTGGTCGAGTCTGCCGGCCGGCTGCAGGGCTTCGAACTGGACAACCCGCATCCGGAAGTCTCCTGGAGCGCCCTGTGGGGCAAGGTCTGGTACGAGAGCTATGACGAGCCCAAGTACGTCTGGCAGTCGACCTCCGCCAACTCCGACTTCGAGCCCAAGCTGAGTCTCTCGCCGCTCGCCTTCGGCACGCTCAAGGCGGCCTTCTACGCCATGCTGCTGGCCGCGCCCATGGCCATCTGCGCAGCCATCTACACCGCCTACTTCATGGCCCCGGCGATGCGCACCAAGGTCAAGCCGGTGATCGAGCTGATGGAGGCGCTGCCCACGGTGATCCTCGGCTTCTTCGCCGGCCTGTTCCTCGCCCCCTACGTCGAGGCCCACCTGCCGGGCATCTTCAGCCTGCTGCTGCTGACCCCGCTGGGCATCCTCGCCGCCGCCTACGGCTGGAGCCGCCTGCCGGAAAGCATCCGCCTGCGCGTGCCGGACGGCTGGGAGGCGGCCCTGCTGATCCCGGTGATCCTCGCCGTCGGCGCCCTGGCCCTGGGCATAAGCGGGCACCTGGAGAACTGGTTCTTCGGCGGCGACATGCGCCTGTGGCTGTCCAACGACCTGGGCATCCCGTTCGACCAGCGCAACGCCCTGGTGGTCGGCCTGGCGATGGGCTTCGCGGTGATCCCGAACATCTACTCGATCGCCGAGGATGCCGTGTTCAGCGTGCCCAAGAGCCTCACCCTGGGCTCCCTGGCGCTCGGCGCGACGCCCTGGCAGACCCTGACCCGGGTGGTCATCCTCACCGCCAGCCCGGGGATCTTCTCGGCGCTGATGATCGGCATGGGCCGCGCGGTCGGCGAGACCATGATCGTGCTGATGGCCACCGGCAACACGCCGATCATGGAGGCCAACATCTTCGAGGGCCTGCGCACCCTGGCGGCCAACGTCGCGGTAGAGATGCCCGAGTCGGAGGTCGGCAGCACCCATTACCGCGTGCTGTTCCTCGCCGCGCTGGTGCTGCTGCTGTTCACCTTCGTGATGAACACCGCGGCCGAACTGATCCGTACCCGCCTGCGCAAGAAATATTCGTCGCTCTGAGCTCCGAGAAAGGTAGACGACCGTGAAACAGCAAAATCTGAAGACCTGGTTCAAGAGCGGCTCGCCCTGGGTATGGCTCACCGGCGGCGGCGTATCCATCGCCGTGATCATGACCATCGGCCTGCTGGCGCTGATCGCGGTGCGCGGCCTGGGCCACTTCTGGCCGGCCGACGTGCTGGAGGCCGACTACCGGATTCCCGACCAGCCGGCCCGGGTGCTCGCCGGCGAGGTGGTGGAGGCCGAGGAGGTGCCGCGCGCGCGGCTGGCCGCCAGCGGCCTGCCGGTGGACGCCGACGGCGGCGAGTTCATGACCCGCGAGCTGCTCAAGGTGGGCAACCGCGAGCTGTACGGCGCCGACTTCAGCTGGGTGGTCGGCGAATGGCTGGCCAATCCGCGCTGGCCGGAAAGCCTGATGGTGGTCGAGCGCCGCGAGTGGGGCAATTTCTACGGCTACCTGCTCGGCGTGAAGGAGAGCGGCCGGCTGGTGGCGGAGGGCGAGGGCGCCTGGGAGGCTTTGCAGCAGCGCATCGAGCGGGTCGCCGAGCTGCATGGGCAGCTGGCCCGCCTGGAGAAGAAGGATATCGGCCGCATCAACCACGCCCTCGAGCGACTGCGCCTGAAGACCCGCTCGCTGGAGCTCGACGGCCGGCTGGACGCCGCCGCCCAGGCCGACCTGGCCGCCGAGCGTGCCCAGTGGGATGCCGAATACCGGGAGCTGGAGAGCCGGCTGATCGCCCTGCAGCAGGAGTTCAACCGCGACAGCATGCTGGTGCGCACTGCCGACGGCCGCGAGCAGGAGATCAGCCTGGGCAAGGTGGTGCGCGCCTACCAGCCGAACGCCATGGGCCTCGGCGAGAAGTTCGGCTTCTACTTCGCCAAGCTCTGGGAGTTTGTCAGTGACGAGCCGCGCGAGGCCAACACCGAGGGCGGCATCTTCCCGGCGATCTTCGGCACTGTGCTGATGACCCTGATCATGGCTGCCATCGTCACCCCGTTCGGAGTGATCGCCGCCGTCTATCTGCGCGAATACGCCAGGCAGGGGCCGCTGACCCGGGTGATCCGCATCGCGGTGAACAACCTGGCCGGCGTGCCGGCGATCGTCTACGGCGTGTTCGGTCTCGGTTTCTTCGTCTACGTGCTGGGCGGCTCCATCGACCGCCTGTTCTTCCCCGAGGCCGCGCCGGCGCCGACCTTCGGCACCCCGGGCCTCTTGTGGGCCTCGCTGACCCTGGCGATCCTCACCCTGCCGGTGGTGATCGTCGCCACCGAGGAAGGCCTGGCGCGCATTCCGCGGGCCCTGCGCGAAGGCTCGCTGGCGCTCGGCGCGACCAAGGCGGAAACCCTCTGGAAGGTGGTGATCCCCATGGCAAGCCCGGCGATGATGACCGGCCTGATCCTCGCCGTGGCCCGCGCCGCCGGCGAGGTGGCGCCCTTGATGCTGGTCGGCGTGGTCAAGCTGGCGCCGAGCCTGCCGCTGGACGGCAACTATCCGTACCTGCACCTCGACCAGAAGATCATGCACCTGGGCTTCCACATCTACGACGTCGGCTTCCAGAGCCCCAACGTCGAGGCGGCCCGCCCGCTGGTGTACGCCACCGCGCTGCTGCTGGTGCTGGTGATCGCCCTGCTCAACATGAGTGCGGTGTACATCCGCAACCGCCTGCGCGAGAAGTACAAGGCGCTGGAACACTAAACACCGGCTGGAGGCCGTCCGGCCCGCGACCGACGCGCCGGGCGGCTTCGGGCTCCACGCTTGAACGGAGTGAGTCATGCGACACGAATCCCCCAGCCATGGCATCGACCTCGGTGCCATCGGCCGCAAGAAGCAGACCTTTGACCTCGCCAGCGAGCCGGTGGCCCTCGAGGTGCCCGGCCTCAGCCTGTTCTACGGCGACAAGCAGGCGCTGCACGACGTCCGGCTGAACATCCCGAAGCACCGCGTGACCGCCTTCATTGGTCCGAGCGGCTGCGGCAAGTCGACCCTGCTGCGCTGCTTCAACCGGATGAACGATCTGGTGGACGGCTGCCGGATCGAGGGCGCGATCAATCTCGACGGACAGAACATCTACCGCAAGGGCGTCGACGTCGCCGAGCTGCGCCGGCGGGTCGGCATGGTGTTCCAGAAGCCCAACCCCTTCCCCAAGAGCATCTACGAGAACGTGGTCTACGGCCTGCGCATCCAGGGCATCAACAAGAAGCGCGTGCTCGACGAGGCGGTGGAGTGGGCGCTCAAGGGCGCCGCGCTGTGGGACGAGGTCAAGGACCGCCTGCACGACTCCGCCCTCGGCCTCTCCGGCGGCCAGCAGCAGCGCCTGATCATCGCCCGCACCATCGCGGTCGAGCCGGAAGTGCTGCTGCTCGACGAGCCCTGCTCGGCACTCGACCCGATCTCCACCCTCAAGGTCGAGGAGCTGATCTTCGAGCTGAAGTCCAAGTACACCATCGTCATCGTCACCCACAACATGCAGCAGGCCGCGCGGGTATCCGACTACACCGCGTTCATGTACATGGGCAAGCTGATCGAGTACGGCGACACCGATACCCTGTTCACCAACCCGGCGCAAAAGCAGACCGAGGACTACATCACCGGCCGTTATGGCTAGTGGCCGGCTGACAGAAAACCGGGATTAAGCAGCTTGAGCCTTCAGCTTTCGTGCGGAGCGAACCATGATCGACAAAGACAATATATCCCTGCATATCTCCCAGCAGTTCAACGCCGAGCTGGAGGACGTGCGCAGCCACCTGCTGGCCATGGGCGGCCTGGTCGAGAAGCAGGTCAACGACGCGGTCACCGCCCTGATCGAGGCCGACTCTGGACTCGCCGTCCAGGTGCGCGAGATCGACAGCCAGACCAACCAGATGGAGCGCAGCATCGACGAGGAGTGCATCCGCATCCTCGCCCGCCGCCAGCCGGCGGCCTCCGACCTGCGGCTGATCATCAGCATCTCCAAGTCGGTGATCGACCTCGAGCGGATCGGCGACGAGGCCACCAAGATCGCCAAGCGCGCCATCCTGCTCTGCGAGGAGGGGGAATCGCCGCGCGGCTACGTGGAGATCCGCCACATCGGCGAGCAGGTACGCAGGATGGTCCAGGAGGCGCTCGACGCCTTCGCCCGCTTCGACGCCGATCTGGCGCTGTCGGTGGCGCAGTACGACAAGACCGTCGACCGCGAGTACAAGACCGCCCTGCGCGAGCTGGTCACCTACATGATGGAGGACCCGCGCTCGATCTCCCGGGTGCTGAACGTCATCTGGGTCCTGCGCTCCCTGGAGCGGATCGGCGATCATGCACGCAACATCGCCGAACTGGTGATCTACCTGGTGCGCGGCACCGATGTGCGGCATACCGGGCTGGCCCGCAAGAAGCCGGCCGGGGAGGAGGGCAGCGGCGAAACGCCTGCCCGTGACTGAAGCCGACGAACGGCGTGCCGCTCGTCGGCTCGGCTGCCATCCTCATCACAGCCTTGATCTTGCCGTCTCGCGATAAGCGGGCGGCGCTGGTAGTCTTCGCGCTCCGTCCACCAATCTTGAGCCATGCAACGATGCTGGGACGCCCGCTACTGTTCGCCGCTCTTTTTGCCCTGGCCGCACCGGCGACGGCCGTGACCATCTACAAGCATGTCGACGCCAATGGCATGGTCAGCTATGGCGACCAGGCCCGCCCCGGCGCGCGGGTCGTCCATATCATCCAGCCCGGTCGCGGCCTGCGCGACCTGCGCTCGGTCCCGGCCCGGCTGCCGGGGGCGACGTCGTCGCGCAGCGACGCACCGGATGACCGGGTACGCCTGGATACCCTCAAGCATGCCGGCGGGCACACCCTGCGGGTGCAGAACGACATGTTCGCGCCGGTGGAGGTCGAGCTGACTTTGGACGGGCTCGGCAACGTCAGTGGTGCACCGAATCGGCCGATCCGCTGGATCGTGCCGCCGCGCAGCCAGATCCGCCTGGCTACCCTGGCGCCGCGCGATCCGGACCAGCCGATGCGCTATACCCCCAAGCTGCGTCATGCCCTGGGCGATCCGCGCCTGCGGCCGCTGCCGCATCGCTATCCGCTGCCCTGGCGCGGCGG from Azotobacter salinestris carries:
- a CDS encoding peptidoglycan DD-metalloendopeptidase family protein, translating into MLGRPLLFAALFALAAPATAVTIYKHVDANGMVSYGDQARPGARVVHIIQPGRGLRDLRSVPARLPGATSSRSDAPDDRVRLDTLKHAGGHTLRVQNDMFAPVEVELTLDGLGNVSGAPNRPIRWIVPPRSQIRLATLAPRDPDQPMRYTPKLRHALGDPRLRPLPHRYPLPWRGGPFRLTQGANGQYSHYTPKGRHAVDIAMPVGTPIVAARGGIVLQTENDQRGRSPNPAGNHVRILHEDGTMGVYLHLQEGSVRVREGQRVQAGTPIARSGNTGRSTGPHLHFVVQRNVGLAVESIPFQFNQPVNSLPNFAVGGD